A single window of Topomyia yanbarensis strain Yona2022 unplaced genomic scaffold, ASM3024719v1 HiC_scaffold_86, whole genome shotgun sequence DNA harbors:
- the LOC131696184 gene encoding uncharacterized protein LOC131696184 yields MTRKCVVGKCKSTEKTSGVRFFRFPAVKSQLPALVRKRREEWKRILALEDHYNPTNAYICSLHFVTGKAAKLTDVTHIDWVPSLKLNEPESSGVLENREMLNRSVVRCSELHQIPHDRFELFASTQYMAFLTVQNENVDKNGVGIEKNGFHDNGYEPFSDNGYEPFVNYLTNQHHIEPWIKLNSSPRKPEEIFSSEKSEEVVKLEKDETEHSNPLRTIPMKITSVDY; encoded by the exons ATGACTCGTAAATGTGTAGTAGGTAAATGTAAGTCAACTGAGAAGACATCGggagttcgtttcttccgtttTCCTGCTGTGAAAAGCCAACTTCCAGCATTGGTTAGAAAACGACGAGAAGAATGGAAACGTATACTCGCATTGGAAGATCATTACAATCCAACGAATGCGTACATATGTAGTTTGCATTTTGTTACCG GTAAAGCAGCGAAACTCACGGATGTAACACACATCGATTGGGTACCCTCACTTAAGTTAAACGAGCCTGAGAGCAGTGGTGTCCTGGAGAACAGGGAAATGTTGAATCGAAGTGTAGTGAGATGTAGTGAATTACATCAAATCCCCCACGACCGCTTCGAGTTGTTTGCTAGTACCCAGTACATGGCATTTTTAACAGTacaaaatgaaaatgttgataaaaatgGTGTAGGAATAGAAAAAAACGGATTTCATGATAACGGTTATGAACCATTTTCAGATAACGGTTATGAACCATTCGTAAACTATCTTACAAATCAACATCACATAGAACCTTGGATCAAACTGAACAGCTCTCCGAGAAAACCCGAAGAAATTTTCTCTTCCGAAAAATCTGAAGAAGTCGTCAAACTAGAAAAAG ATGAAACGGAACATTCCAATCCTCTGCGAACCATTCCGATGAAAATCACGAGTGTGGATTATTAA